In Deltaproteobacteria bacterium, the following are encoded in one genomic region:
- the bioD gene encoding dethiobiotin synthase: protein MGGALFITGTDTGVGKTFFTCALAAYLKASGYKVGVMKPAETGCIDQGGQLYAEDAEFLQQASGSEQPIEQVCPYRLPEPLAPSIAAERAGVEISIDHLLNCLDDIKSAHDITLVEGAGGLLVPLLPSYTFADFAGVAKLPLIVVAANKLGAINHLLLTLEQASYKGLLTVGYVLNQLESEPSLAAQTNREVLAGLTGVRCLGEVPFVSPVGSDEAQILELFERELDLRAIDSVLKK from the coding sequence ATGGGCGGCGCACTTTTTATCACGGGCACCGACACCGGGGTCGGGAAAACGTTTTTTACTTGCGCCCTGGCGGCGTATCTCAAAGCGAGCGGTTACAAAGTCGGCGTGATGAAGCCGGCGGAGACCGGCTGCATCGATCAAGGCGGCCAGTTGTACGCCGAAGATGCTGAATTCCTCCAGCAGGCTTCAGGCAGCGAGCAACCGATCGAGCAAGTTTGCCCGTACCGTTTGCCGGAGCCATTGGCGCCGAGCATTGCCGCCGAGCGCGCCGGCGTGGAGATTAGCATCGACCATTTGCTCAACTGTCTTGATGACATCAAATCGGCGCATGACATTACCTTGGTCGAGGGTGCGGGTGGGCTGCTGGTGCCGCTGCTGCCGAGCTACACGTTTGCCGACTTCGCGGGCGTTGCGAAGCTACCGTTGATCGTAGTCGCGGCGAACAAGTTGGGTGCGATCAATCATTTGCTGCTGACGCTCGAACAGGCGAGCTACAAAGGGTTGTTGACGGTTGGCTATGTGTTGAATCAGCTTGAAAGCGAGCCGTCGCTGGCAGCGCAGACCAATCGCGAGGTGTTGGCGGGCTTGACCGGCGTGCGCTGTTTGGGGGAGGTGCCTTTTGTTTCGCCGGTTGGTTCCGATGAAGCGCAAATCCTCGAGCTTTTTGAAAGGGAGCTCGATCTCCGGGCCATCGATTCGGTGCTGAAAAAGTAA
- the bioA gene encoding adenosylmethionine--8-amino-7-oxononanoate transaminase: MATATYRDKLKQLDHQYLWHPFTQMQEWMGEEPVIVSQGEGHFLFDVEGRKYLDGVSSLWCNVHGHKKKEIDDAIRAQLDRIAHSTFLGLSHVPGIQLAQKLVELAPKGLQRVFYSDSGATAVEIGLKMAVQYWQLKGQPQRTQIATLAESYHGDTVGSMSLGYSETFHRHHKSLLFPVTRLTPPHVFRYYEGMDEATALEAAIADAKDKLYAQAQNFAALIMEPLMQGAAGMWAQPVGYVRAMADLSREHGFLLILDEVATGFGRTGEMFACEHAGVTPDILCMAKGITGGYLPLAATLSSEEIFSAFLGEYKDFKTFSHGHTYTGNPLGCAAALANLELFERDSVLDQMRPRISMIGQRLETEFAKMAHVSDVRQWGYMAGIELVEDKAYRKTYLPEKRIGHKVILEARKRGVIVRPLGDIIILMPPLSMADNELTMLLDAVHDSIGAVTGS, encoded by the coding sequence ATGGCGACGGCTACTTATCGCGACAAGTTAAAACAACTGGATCACCAGTATCTTTGGCATCCTTTCACCCAGATGCAGGAGTGGATGGGCGAGGAGCCGGTTATCGTCAGTCAGGGCGAAGGCCATTTTTTGTTCGACGTCGAAGGACGGAAGTATCTCGATGGCGTGTCGTCCCTCTGGTGCAACGTTCACGGGCACAAGAAAAAAGAAATCGATGACGCGATCAGAGCGCAGCTCGACCGCATCGCCCATTCGACGTTTCTCGGTTTGAGCCACGTGCCGGGCATCCAGCTGGCGCAGAAGTTGGTCGAGCTGGCGCCAAAAGGATTGCAGCGGGTGTTTTACTCCGACAGCGGCGCCACCGCCGTCGAGATTGGGCTCAAGATGGCGGTGCAGTATTGGCAGTTGAAAGGCCAACCGCAGCGCACGCAGATTGCCACGCTCGCAGAGTCGTATCATGGCGACACCGTCGGCTCGATGAGTCTCGGCTACTCGGAGACGTTTCATCGGCATCACAAAAGTTTGCTTTTCCCTGTGACACGCTTAACGCCGCCCCATGTGTTTCGCTACTACGAAGGCATGGATGAAGCTACGGCCCTCGAAGCGGCGATCGCGGACGCCAAGGACAAACTCTACGCGCAAGCACAAAACTTCGCGGCGCTGATCATGGAGCCGCTGATGCAAGGCGCCGCCGGCATGTGGGCGCAGCCGGTGGGCTACGTCCGAGCGATGGCTGATTTGTCTCGGGAGCACGGCTTTCTCTTGATTCTCGACGAAGTCGCGACCGGCTTTGGCCGCACTGGGGAAATGTTTGCTTGCGAGCACGCGGGCGTCACGCCGGATATTCTCTGCATGGCCAAGGGCATTACCGGGGGCTACTTGCCGCTGGCTGCGACGCTGAGCAGCGAAGAAATCTTTTCGGCTTTTCTCGGCGAGTACAAAGATTTCAAAACATTTTCCCATGGCCATACTTACACGGGCAATCCGCTCGGCTGCGCGGCGGCGCTGGCGAATTTGGAATTGTTCGAGCGCGATTCCGTGTTGGACCAGATGCGGCCGCGTATTTCCATGATCGGCCAACGGTTAGAAACTGAGTTTGCAAAGATGGCGCATGTCAGCGACGTGCGGCAGTGGGGCTACATGGCCGGCATCGAGCTGGTTGAAGACAAAGCATACCGCAAAACTTACCTGCCGGAAAAAAGAATCGGCCACAAAGTCATCCTCGAAGCGCGCAAACGCGGCGTGATCGTGCGGCCGCTCGGTGATATCATTATTCTCATGCCGCCGTTGTCGATGGCCGACAACGAATTAACCATGCTGCTCGACGCGGTGCACGACTCGATCGGCGCGGTAACTGGAAGCTAA
- the bioF gene encoding 8-amino-7-oxononanoate synthase, producing the protein METGFLQTELQKLRDAGLYRSLRRVDGDQGPTLVLDGREVINFSSNNYLGIANHPTLCAAAKEAIDRYGCGSGASRLISGNMTLHEELEAKLAAFKGTEAALVFNSGFQANTGMLSTLAGDGDVIFSDSLNHASIIDGCRLSRAKTTVYGHCDLDQLESGLKQANGARRKLIITESIFSMDGDEAPLVGIVELAEKHGAAVMVDEAHGTGVFGSNGAGVVAKLGLGSRVLVQMGTLGKALGGFGAYVAGSKALRELLINRCRSFIFTTSLPPAVMAMALAALDVVQREPERRAVLLRNCQKLKQGLAQLGFQLGESESSILPLIVGDASRCMDFSAALLAQGVFAQGIRPPTVPAGTSRLRITCMATHTDEQVDRALSAFKNAK; encoded by the coding sequence ATGGAAACGGGTTTTCTTCAGACCGAGCTGCAAAAGCTGCGTGACGCGGGCCTCTACCGTTCGCTGCGTCGCGTCGACGGCGATCAGGGGCCGACCCTTGTCCTCGACGGGCGCGAGGTCATCAACTTTTCTTCGAATAACTATCTTGGCATTGCCAATCATCCGACGCTTTGTGCTGCGGCGAAGGAAGCGATCGATCGCTATGGCTGCGGCTCGGGTGCTTCGCGTTTGATCTCCGGCAACATGACTTTGCACGAGGAGCTGGAGGCGAAGCTCGCGGCTTTCAAAGGCACGGAAGCAGCCCTGGTGTTTAACTCCGGCTTTCAAGCCAACACCGGGATGCTTTCGACTCTTGCGGGTGATGGCGACGTGATTTTCAGCGACTCGCTCAATCACGCTAGCATCATCGATGGTTGCCGGCTTTCGCGGGCCAAGACCACAGTCTATGGTCATTGCGATCTGGACCAACTGGAGTCCGGGCTCAAACAAGCAAATGGCGCAAGACGCAAACTGATCATCACGGAATCGATCTTCAGTATGGATGGCGATGAAGCTCCGCTTGTCGGTATCGTCGAACTAGCGGAGAAGCACGGGGCGGCGGTGATGGTCGATGAGGCCCATGGCACCGGTGTTTTCGGCAGCAACGGCGCAGGGGTTGTGGCGAAACTAGGATTGGGCTCTCGCGTTCTCGTGCAGATGGGCACGCTCGGTAAAGCGTTGGGTGGTTTCGGTGCTTATGTGGCGGGTTCAAAGGCGCTGCGCGAATTATTAATCAATCGTTGCCGTAGTTTCATATTCACGACTTCGCTGCCGCCGGCGGTGATGGCGATGGCGCTCGCTGCGCTCGACGTCGTGCAGCGGGAGCCGGAGCGGCGCGCAGTGCTCCTGCGCAACTGCCAAAAGTTGAAACAGGGCTTGGCTCAACTGGGCTTTCAATTGGGAGAGAGTGAGAGTTCCATCTTGCCATTGATCGTCGGGGATGCCTCGCGCTGCATGGACTTCTCAGCGGCGCTGCTCGCGCAGGGCGTATTCGCGCAGGGGATTCGGCCGCCGACGGTGCCGGCGGGAACTTCACGTTTGCGCATTACTTGTATGGCGACCCATACGGACGAGCAGGTCGATCGCGCGCTTAGCGCATTCAAAAACGCAAAATAA
- a CDS encoding DUF1016 domain-containing protein: MSKREVSRARSLRVATGDSKELVAELRQLIARRRERTAQAVNVGLTLLYWEVGNRIKREILKEKRAE; encoded by the coding sequence TTGAGCAAGCGCGAAGTTTCTCGTGCGCGATCTCTGCGAGTCGCAACAGGCGATTCGAAAGAGTTAGTTGCAGAATTGCGCCAGTTGATTGCCAGAAGGCGTGAGCGAACAGCTCAGGCCGTCAACGTAGGATTAACCCTGCTTTATTGGGAGGTAGGCAATCGTATTAAACGTGAGATTCTCAAAGAGAAGCGCGCCGAGTAA